In Paracholeplasma morum, the following are encoded in one genomic region:
- a CDS encoding PhoH family protein has product MKLNVVLKEPELAYNIVGAFDKNLEVFKTYFNVNLVLTNTEFHTDCVDLAVCSIMESVLEKMILIASQVSLSERDVLYLIKLAEANELEDVENLFLRRKHIIINQQGKPIYPKTFTQKVYHEALIQSDMVFGVGPAGTGKTYLAVAQAVSYLKDNKVKKLILTRPAVEAGESLGFLPGDLKEKVDPYLIPLYDALYEFLGFELTTSLMEKGVIEIAPLAYMRGRTLENAFIILDEAQNTTPTQMKMFLTRLGFSSKMVITGDPSQADLPRGISSGLTEAINLLGDIEAIKVVHFKRLDVVRNPLVQRILERYES; this is encoded by the coding sequence ATGAAGTTGAATGTAGTTCTAAAAGAGCCGGAATTGGCGTATAACATTGTCGGTGCATTCGATAAGAACTTAGAGGTCTTTAAGACCTATTTTAATGTTAATTTGGTTCTTACAAATACTGAGTTTCATACCGATTGTGTTGATCTAGCTGTTTGTTCCATAATGGAAAGCGTATTAGAAAAAATGATTTTGATTGCATCACAAGTATCACTGTCTGAAAGAGATGTTCTTTATCTCATTAAATTAGCTGAAGCCAATGAACTAGAAGATGTTGAAAATCTTTTTTTACGTAGAAAGCACATTATTATCAATCAGCAAGGCAAACCAATTTACCCGAAAACATTCACTCAAAAAGTCTACCATGAAGCATTGATCCAATCGGATATGGTCTTTGGAGTCGGCCCTGCAGGAACAGGTAAGACCTATCTTGCCGTTGCTCAAGCAGTTAGTTACTTAAAAGACAATAAAGTCAAAAAACTGATTTTAACTAGACCTGCGGTTGAAGCCGGTGAGTCCTTAGGATTCCTACCGGGGGATTTGAAGGAAAAAGTGGATCCGTATTTGATTCCACTATATGACGCCCTCTATGAGTTTTTAGGGTTTGAACTAACCACTTCACTTATGGAAAAAGGAGTCATTGAAATTGCGCCACTTGCTTACATGCGTGGGCGTACGCTAGAAAATGCCTTCATCATTTTAGATGAAGCACAGAACACAACCCCAACGCAAATGAAGATGTTTCTTACAAGACTAGGGTTTTCATCCAAAATGGTTATTACTGGGGATCCGTCTCAAGCAGACTTACCCAGAGGTATCAGTTCTGGATTAACCGAAGCCATTAACTTGTTAGGAGATATTGAAGCGATTAAGGTCGTTCATTTCAAACGGTTGGATGTTGTTAGAAATCCACTGGTTCAAAGAATACTAGAAAGGTATGAGTCCTAA
- a CDS encoding zinc ribbon domain-containing protein YjdM: MVNCPSCGFEYTYEENDMLVCSACQYQWEKNPEVFILDSNNNKLFDGDSVIIIKDLKVSGASNNLKQGTKVDNIKIQEGDHNIACRIPGFGNMNLKSAFVKKA; this comes from the coding sequence ATAGTGAACTGTCCAAGTTGTGGATTTGAATACACGTATGAAGAAAATGATATGCTCGTGTGTTCTGCATGCCAATATCAATGGGAGAAGAACCCGGAAGTTTTTATTTTAGATTCCAATAACAACAAATTGTTTGATGGAGATAGCGTCATCATTATCAAAGACTTAAAGGTATCAGGGGCTTCTAATAACCTCAAACAAGGAACGAAAGTGGATAACATTAAAATTCAAGAAGGCGATCATAATATTGCTTGCCGTATTCCAGGTTTTGGCAATATGAACCTAAAGAGTGCGTTTGTCAAAAAAGCCTAA
- the era gene encoding GTPase Era produces the protein MKSNFKSGFVSIVGKPNVGKSTFLNQVIGSKIAITSPKPQTTRNRILGIKTTEDYQIVFVDTPGIHKPKHQLGRILDETAYSSIQGMDAVLFMVDQAKGFGEDQIIRLFKDIDSPVYLIINKIDELKSKAEIDKIIMSYLGAFPFKGFFPISAKENLNIDKLITALQEDLQEGYPLFGTDEITNQTDFQIMAEIIREKVLYKTQEEVPHAVAVVIEHTEMVDETYEVHATIVVERSTQKQILIGKGGQMLKEIGTEARKEINKILDTKIHLVLWVKVKKDWRNRPSDLKAFGYDKSE, from the coding sequence ATGAAGAGTAATTTTAAAAGTGGATTCGTAAGTATAGTAGGAAAGCCTAATGTCGGTAAATCTACTTTCTTAAACCAGGTAATTGGGTCAAAGATTGCGATCACGAGCCCAAAACCTCAAACAACTAGAAACCGAATATTGGGTATAAAGACAACGGAGGATTATCAAATCGTCTTCGTTGATACACCGGGGATACATAAACCTAAGCACCAACTGGGTAGAATCCTTGATGAAACTGCCTACAGTTCCATTCAAGGCATGGATGCAGTCTTATTCATGGTAGACCAAGCAAAAGGATTTGGCGAAGACCAAATCATTAGATTGTTTAAAGACATCGACAGCCCGGTCTATTTAATCATTAACAAAATTGATGAACTTAAATCAAAGGCTGAGATCGATAAAATCATTATGTCTTATTTAGGAGCATTTCCATTTAAGGGGTTTTTCCCTATATCAGCGAAAGAAAACCTTAACATTGATAAACTAATTACAGCACTTCAAGAAGACCTACAAGAGGGCTATCCACTATTTGGAACTGACGAAATCACGAATCAAACGGATTTCCAAATCATGGCTGAAATCATCCGTGAGAAAGTTCTTTATAAAACCCAAGAAGAAGTCCCTCACGCAGTAGCTGTAGTCATCGAACATACAGAAATGGTAGATGAGACATATGAAGTACATGCAACCATTGTGGTTGAACGTAGTACACAAAAACAAATTCTAATTGGTAAAGGCGGCCAAATGCTCAAAGAAATTGGTACAGAAGCCCGCAAAGAAATCAATAAAATACTAGATACAAAGATTCATTTAGTCCTTTGGGTTAAAGTGAAAAAGGACTGGCGAAATCGACCTTCAGATTTAAAGGCATTTGGCTATGACAAATCGGAATAA
- a CDS encoding glycine--tRNA ligase, whose translation MISLEKLTTYAKQTGFIYQGSELYGGLANTWDYGPLGSLLKNNIKKAWLKKFHDENRYNVLLDSSILMNSQVWVASGHVGGFSDPLTECKFCNTRHRADKLIEEHTNFTVNPSSWTNDELHKYLMDNQVGCPNCGKVGWTEIRAFNLMFKTSQGVTESAGNTVYLRPETAQGIFINFKNIQRTTRRKVPFGVCQVGKSFRNEITPGNFIFRTREFEQMELEFFCKPGTEIEWFNYWRNYCINWLKDLGLKQENLQLHDHDPKELSHYSNATTDILFNFPWGFDELWGIASRTNFDLNAHQTQSKESLEYLDPETNERYLPYVVEPSVGVERLLMAFLTQAYEEETLADGQIREVLKIHPALAPYQVAILPLIKKRHEEKSLELLEIVSKFTQTTYDETQNIGKRYRRQDQIGTPLCITVDDETLEQNTVTVRFRDTMLQEKVAVADLQAFIQKHVSF comes from the coding sequence ATGATTAGTCTAGAAAAATTAACGACCTATGCTAAGCAAACAGGTTTTATTTATCAAGGGTCAGAATTATACGGTGGTTTAGCAAATACTTGGGACTATGGTCCACTAGGTAGTTTGTTAAAAAACAATATTAAAAAAGCATGGTTAAAGAAATTCCATGATGAAAATAGATACAACGTCTTATTGGATTCATCGATTTTAATGAATTCACAAGTTTGGGTAGCAAGTGGTCACGTCGGTGGCTTCTCAGACCCATTAACAGAGTGTAAATTTTGTAATACTCGCCATAGAGCCGATAAATTAATTGAGGAACATACAAACTTCACAGTAAATCCAAGTTCATGGACAAACGATGAATTACACAAATATTTAATGGATAATCAAGTAGGATGTCCAAATTGTGGTAAAGTAGGCTGGACTGAAATTAGAGCATTCAACCTAATGTTTAAAACTTCTCAAGGTGTCACTGAAAGTGCTGGTAATACAGTATATCTAAGACCGGAAACTGCACAAGGAATTTTTATCAACTTTAAGAACATTCAAAGAACCACACGTCGTAAAGTCCCATTTGGGGTATGCCAAGTAGGTAAATCGTTCAGAAATGAAATTACACCAGGTAACTTCATTTTCAGAACACGCGAATTTGAACAAATGGAACTTGAATTCTTCTGCAAACCAGGGACTGAAATCGAATGGTTCAACTACTGGAGAAATTATTGCATCAATTGGTTAAAAGATTTAGGGTTAAAACAAGAAAACCTTCAATTACATGACCATGATCCAAAAGAATTATCTCACTATTCAAATGCAACCACAGACATTTTATTTAACTTCCCATGGGGATTTGATGAATTATGGGGGATTGCATCGAGAACAAACTTCGACTTAAACGCCCATCAGACACAATCTAAAGAATCCTTAGAATACTTAGACCCAGAAACCAACGAACGTTACTTACCATATGTTGTAGAACCATCTGTTGGGGTTGAAAGACTATTAATGGCATTCTTAACTCAAGCGTATGAAGAAGAGACGCTGGCTGATGGACAAATAAGAGAAGTATTGAAAATACATCCAGCTTTAGCACCTTATCAAGTAGCGATTTTACCATTAATCAAAAAACGCCATGAAGAAAAGTCATTGGAGTTATTAGAGATTGTTTCTAAGTTCACACAAACAACTTATGATGAAACTCAAAATATTGGTAAACGTTACCGTAGACAAGATCAAATTGGGACACCGCTATGTATTACTGTAGACGATGAAACATTAGAACAAAATACGGTGACTGTTCGCTTTAGAGACACAATGCTACAAGAAAAAGTAGCTGTTGCTGATTTACAAGCATTTATCCAAAAACACGTATCATTTTAA
- the cdd gene encoding cytidine deaminase, giving the protein MTKEQLVQEAIKARQKTYSPYSNFGVGAALLMKDGTVIHGANIENASYGLSNCGERSALFSAYSQGYHKEDIVALAVTGGTDQPISPCGACRQVMNELMPKNTPIYLSNLKGDIKPTNIKELLPYSFDEVEHNEE; this is encoded by the coding sequence ATGACAAAGGAACAATTAGTTCAAGAAGCAATTAAAGCAAGACAAAAAACTTACTCGCCGTATTCAAACTTTGGCGTTGGTGCAGCTTTATTAATGAAAGATGGCACCGTCATTCATGGCGCAAATATTGAAAATGCTTCATATGGTTTATCCAATTGTGGGGAAAGAAGTGCACTATTCTCGGCTTATAGCCAAGGGTATCATAAAGAAGACATCGTGGCACTTGCTGTCACTGGTGGGACCGATCAACCAATTAGTCCTTGTGGGGCATGCCGACAAGTGATGAATGAATTGATGCCAAAAAACACACCAATCTACTTATCTAACCTAAAAGGCGATATCAAACCTACAAACATCAAAGAACTATTGCCTTATTCATTTGACGAAGTTGAGCATAATGAAGAGTAA
- the rpoD gene encoding RNA polymerase sigma factor RpoD: MNLDKIIADLIKKGEKNGYVSFDEVIKIAPFDSKNYKEIEQALLDKDIDITNDSDEEEEIDVEVEQAPVLLDIEEEEEEDDIEEMDFDQLSLSSLEIEDIKEEELLNIESLPSSIKVDDPVRMYLKEIGRIPLLKGDEEVDYAIRVNNGRMAQEQLEEAKRDGYEIPEADRLQLENMVEDAQYAKNRLVEANYRLVVSIAKRYVGRGMLFLDLIQEGNMGLMRAVDKFDHEKGFKFSTYATWWIRQAITRAVADQARTIRIPVHMVETINKLVRIQRQLVQELSREPSPEEIGERMGITAERVQAIQKIAQEPISLEAPVGEEEDSSLGDFISDPTALNPYEYTVQEMVKRTLDEVLETLTDREEKVLRLRYGLLDGKTHTLEEVGKEFGVTRERIRQIESKALRKLRQPSRQKKLKDFNLTRK, from the coding sequence ATGAACCTAGATAAAATTATCGCAGATTTAATCAAAAAAGGTGAAAAAAACGGTTATGTAAGTTTTGATGAAGTCATCAAAATCGCCCCATTTGATTCAAAAAACTATAAAGAAATCGAACAAGCGTTGCTGGATAAAGACATTGACATTACCAATGATTCCGATGAGGAAGAAGAAATCGATGTAGAGGTTGAACAAGCACCTGTTTTGTTAGATATTGAAGAAGAAGAGGAAGAAGATGACATTGAAGAAATGGATTTTGATCAATTGTCATTATCGTCATTAGAAATCGAAGACATTAAAGAAGAAGAACTTTTAAATATCGAATCACTGCCATCAAGCATCAAGGTCGATGACCCAGTTAGAATGTATTTAAAAGAAATCGGCCGTATCCCGCTTTTAAAAGGCGATGAAGAAGTGGATTATGCTATTCGTGTTAATAACGGTAGAATGGCTCAAGAACAACTCGAAGAAGCTAAAAGAGACGGATATGAAATTCCTGAAGCGGATAGACTTCAACTTGAAAACATGGTTGAAGATGCACAGTATGCTAAAAATCGTCTTGTTGAAGCGAATTATCGCTTGGTTGTATCGATTGCGAAACGTTACGTTGGAAGAGGCATGTTATTCTTAGACTTAATCCAAGAGGGTAACATGGGCTTAATGCGTGCAGTAGATAAGTTTGATCATGAAAAAGGATTTAAGTTCTCTACTTATGCAACTTGGTGGATTAGACAAGCCATCACAAGAGCTGTCGCAGACCAAGCTAGAACCATTCGTATCCCAGTTCACATGGTTGAAACGATTAACAAACTCGTTAGAATTCAACGTCAACTTGTACAAGAATTATCACGTGAACCTTCACCTGAAGAAATTGGTGAACGTATGGGTATTACTGCTGAACGTGTGCAAGCAATTCAAAAAATTGCTCAAGAACCAATCTCTCTAGAAGCCCCAGTAGGTGAAGAAGAAGATTCATCTTTAGGAGATTTTATCTCTGACCCTACAGCGCTTAACCCTTATGAATATACCGTTCAAGAAATGGTTAAACGTACCTTAGATGAAGTATTAGAAACCTTAACTGACAGAGAAGAAAAAGTACTAAGATTAAGATATGGCTTATTAGATGGCAAAACTCATACACTAGAAGAAGTTGGTAAAGAGTTTGGTGTTACCCGCGAACGTATTCGTCAAATTGAATCTAAGGCCTTAAGAAAACTTAGACAACCATCTCGTCAAAAGAAACTTAAAGACTTTAATTTAACGCGTAAATAA
- a CDS encoding MarR family winged helix-turn-helix transcriptional regulator, giving the protein MNEKLVFAQDFERALQGLRKSGIYRHKKYQLSDADITLLFSVAFGDPEGIKPSAIAKRLKVTLPAITHKMNKLVEDGYLTRRDSKSDHRVTYVLLTEKGRTFVESVQDVYYARITKLMKHLGEQDTKTLYRILNKINSAGKL; this is encoded by the coding sequence ATGAATGAAAAATTAGTTTTTGCACAAGATTTCGAAAGAGCTTTGCAGGGCTTAAGAAAGAGTGGTATTTATCGTCACAAAAAGTATCAATTGAGCGATGCTGACATCACACTTTTATTCTCGGTTGCGTTTGGGGATCCAGAAGGAATTAAACCAAGTGCTATCGCCAAGAGATTGAAGGTTACATTACCAGCCATTACGCACAAGATGAATAAACTTGTTGAAGATGGGTACCTAACACGTAGAGATTCAAAATCGGATCACCGTGTTACATATGTGCTGCTAACTGAAAAAGGACGCACATTTGTTGAAAGTGTACAAGACGTTTACTATGCTAGAATTACTAAGTTAATGAAGCATTTAGGCGAACAAGACACTAAAACTCTGTACAGAATTTTAAACAAAATAAATTCAGCAGGCAAATTATAG
- a CDS encoding class I SAM-dependent methyltransferase encodes MKRIEALSKLTVGIDTLLDIGTDHGYLLIDALSNHHIKRGIAADINEQPLNNAKKNIESSGLSDKVSFALSNGFLNIEDSFDGVAIAGMGMHLVKTILMQPHKVPHKYIVSVHTHIDQFREFLSENGFQIIDEVVVHERFYYILFVLVKNFQALTKEDAYLGPILKRKVESISYYEHLLKLTTNLYAKVPNKRQKMLEVQINWLKNAINSLKSSVVLSEE; translated from the coding sequence ATGAAACGGATTGAAGCTTTAAGTAAACTAACTGTAGGGATTGATACCTTACTAGATATCGGTACCGATCACGGCTATTTATTGATTGATGCACTTAGTAATCACCATATCAAAAGAGGGATTGCTGCTGACATTAATGAACAGCCACTTAATAATGCTAAAAAGAACATAGAATCCTCTGGGCTATCTGATAAAGTGTCATTTGCACTTTCAAATGGTTTCTTAAACATCGAAGATAGCTTTGACGGTGTTGCAATCGCAGGTATGGGCATGCACCTTGTTAAAACGATTCTTATGCAGCCGCATAAAGTCCCCCACAAATACATCGTGTCTGTACATACTCATATTGATCAATTTAGAGAATTTCTAAGCGAAAATGGATTTCAGATAATCGATGAAGTTGTAGTCCATGAGAGGTTTTACTATATATTATTTGTATTGGTAAAAAACTTTCAGGCATTAACTAAAGAAGATGCTTATTTAGGACCAATTCTAAAGAGAAAAGTCGAATCCATTTCCTATTATGAACATTTACTCAAGTTAACAACAAACTTATATGCAAAAGTTCCAAATAAAAGACAAAAAATGCTTGAAGTACAGATAAATTGGCTTAAAAATGCTATAAATAGCCTTAAGTCATCTGTAGTGTTATCGGAAGAATGA
- the ybeY gene encoding rRNA maturation RNase YbeY, with translation MDITFYNQTEENTEQAEVLIKRIFEQVDTKEEMSVIFLTSDAIKTMNRDYRGIDKVTDVISFPDKEDDYIGDIFICLDRAKEQASDYNHSIEREIGFLSVHGYLHLLGYDHHTEEDEKVMFTKQEEILKKANLERVIK, from the coding sequence ATGGATATTACATTTTACAATCAAACAGAAGAAAACACAGAACAAGCCGAAGTATTAATCAAAAGAATATTCGAGCAAGTCGACACAAAAGAGGAAATGAGTGTCATCTTCCTAACATCTGATGCAATTAAAACAATGAATCGAGATTATAGAGGAATTGACAAAGTGACGGATGTAATTAGTTTTCCAGATAAAGAAGACGATTATATCGGTGACATATTTATTTGCCTAGATAGAGCAAAAGAACAAGCTAGTGACTACAATCACAGCATTGAAAGAGAAATTGGCTTCTTATCTGTACACGGCTATTTACATTTACTTGGGTATGACCATCATACCGAAGAAGATGAAAAAGTGATGTTCACAAAACAAGAAGAAATCTTAAAGAAAGCAAATTTAGAGAGGGTTATAAAATGA
- the recO gene encoding DNA repair protein RecO, with protein MTNRNKGLIYKTLDYKESSKLLFVYTPTGKVTLVANGIKSLKNEHRHLAQYLTLIEFDMKDKDMYSLSKPLLLNDYRQVKVSYQQTKHIAIILELIDHLITEDLPHDKVYSLLEYINTNVEMAHLIFAVKLLFLLGYGLDFVGNDPVGFSIKEARVATKTNRLYPEIGLEETVLLSKVYFYKQEDELTLTSDEIMKIETFIRTFYRYHLEYDIKGLRE; from the coding sequence ATGACAAATCGGAATAAAGGCTTAATCTATAAAACACTAGACTATAAAGAGTCATCAAAACTACTGTTTGTTTATACGCCAACAGGAAAAGTCACTTTGGTAGCCAATGGAATCAAGAGTTTAAAAAATGAACACAGACATCTTGCTCAATACCTAACACTAATAGAGTTTGATATGAAAGATAAAGACATGTATAGTTTGTCTAAACCGCTTTTATTAAATGACTATAGACAGGTAAAAGTAAGTTATCAACAAACGAAACATATAGCCATCATTTTAGAACTCATTGATCATCTAATCACAGAAGATCTGCCACATGATAAAGTTTATTCGCTTTTGGAGTACATAAATACTAATGTTGAGATGGCACATTTGATTTTTGCAGTCAAATTGTTATTTCTATTGGGATATGGGTTAGATTTTGTTGGTAATGATCCTGTTGGTTTCTCGATTAAAGAAGCTAGAGTAGCAACCAAAACCAATAGACTTTATCCAGAAATCGGTTTAGAAGAAACCGTCTTGTTATCGAAAGTGTACTTTTATAAACAAGAGGACGAACTCACCTTAACGAGTGATGAAATAATGAAAATAGAAACATTTATTAGAACCTTTTATCGATACCATCTAGAATATGATATTAAAGGTTTAAGAGAATAG
- a CDS encoding sigma-70 family RNA polymerase sigma factor: MKESIKGLLEQYKDTKKIPLGDILDLTDMDDALFDLCKKEIESSNYEIIYEEELPPIIEIPKDKPLDSYHLFLKEMGDIKLLTLEEEKEITKTIFLGHEAMAKGILDDPILEEERKKTIENAVNAKNKLVVSNLRLVLSIARKYDGKMDLLDIVQEGSMGLMKAADKFDYRMGNKFSTYATWWIRQAISRAIAKQSKTIRIPVHLVEDLNRMVRIKNELSMSLDRHPTAEEIAEALGVSVSKVMYYEQLTQEVVSLDKVVGSEEDATLSDFIASDVLNPEQNYLMEKEKEQITEMLKGLGQRDEQVIRYRFGLYDGKYYTLEEIGNFMGLTRERIRQIISKSLATLRQAGILFIKEGE, encoded by the coding sequence ATGAAAGAGTCTATCAAAGGATTATTAGAACAATACAAAGATACTAAAAAAATCCCACTCGGAGACATATTAGATCTTACCGATATGGATGACGCTTTATTCGATTTATGTAAGAAAGAAATCGAAAGCTCTAATTATGAAATCATATATGAAGAAGAGTTACCACCTATTATTGAAATACCGAAAGATAAACCGTTAGATAGCTATCACTTATTCTTAAAAGAGATGGGCGATATTAAGTTATTAACACTTGAAGAAGAAAAAGAAATCACAAAAACCATTTTTTTAGGTCATGAAGCCATGGCTAAAGGCATCCTAGATGATCCAATATTAGAGGAAGAACGCAAAAAAACCATTGAAAACGCTGTTAATGCGAAAAATAAACTTGTGGTTTCAAATCTGCGATTGGTTTTATCTATTGCTCGTAAATACGATGGAAAAATGGATTTACTGGACATTGTTCAAGAAGGTTCAATGGGGTTAATGAAAGCGGCGGATAAGTTTGATTACCGTATGGGCAATAAGTTTTCCACTTATGCCACCTGGTGGATTAGACAAGCCATTTCACGTGCGATTGCAAAACAATCTAAAACCATTAGAATACCTGTCCATTTGGTTGAGGATCTAAACCGAATGGTAAGAATCAAAAATGAATTAAGTATGAGTTTGGATAGACATCCAACCGCAGAAGAGATTGCGGAAGCGTTAGGGGTATCAGTGTCAAAAGTGATGTATTATGAACAATTGACTCAAGAAGTTGTATCTCTAGACAAAGTAGTCGGAAGTGAAGAAGACGCAACCTTATCAGATTTTATCGCTTCGGATGTATTAAATCCTGAACAAAACTACTTAATGGAAAAAGAAAAAGAACAAATAACAGAAATGTTAAAAGGTTTAGGACAGAGAGATGAGCAAGTCATTCGCTATCGCTTTGGTCTATACGACGGCAAGTATTATACTTTAGAGGAAATAGGCAATTTTATGGGGTTAACTCGTGAACGCATTCGCCAAATCATATCTAAGAGTTTAGCTACGCTCAGACAAGCTGGCATATTATTTATTAAAGAAGGAGAATAG
- the rpsU gene encoding 30S ribosomal protein S21 has protein sequence MPKIVVRETESIEDALRRFKRDVSRSGTLAEARKREFYVKPSVDRKLKRQAARSNKK, from the coding sequence ATGCCTAAAATCGTAGTACGTGAAACCGAATCTATAGAAGATGCATTGCGTCGTTTTAAACGTGACGTCTCTAGATCTGGCACCCTCGCAGAAGCACGTAAGCGCGAGTTTTACGTTAAACCTAGTGTTGATCGTAAATTAAAGCGCCAAGCAGCTCGAAGCAATAAAAAATAA
- the dnaG gene encoding DNA primase — MAIPRNLIDEINEKTDIVALVSPYVNLVKKGKNFMGQCPFHDDKSPSFSVSPEKHLAKCMACGEGGTPIVFYQKIKNVSFEQAALALAEPLGIKLNVVKKGEQDQVEHAIMKEANIFYEFYLHNSESGKIAIEYLTKRGLSIDEIKHFQIGLAPKEKDALFNILKNKSFNPDQMESAGLVKRREDGTYYDLMSYRITFPVHDPLGRVVGFSGRTLDNDQVKYLNTPETVIFHKGETLYHLSSVLREIRMSKKVILHEGFFDVIASYRAGIPYGVATMGTALTKKQAELIKQHTNHVIVAYDGDSAGQNATMKAIPLLQEAGLRVDILRLRDGLDPDDFVKKNGKEAYQALISESIDPVQFGYDYYKNGLDLTNANDINAFKKNVISLLRGKDNSIREIYLKKLSNDLGVSYDAVRPKPEIERIPRNDSKPQQAKRELPLKYFHAEKQLVIAMMKDPSASTRIDQALGTQLVADMDLFRLRTTLMHGYYKSYSTFDLETFKTMLDEDQITVLNDKVTSQIEWGGQFIFDEDAITRLLDVMSTITDTKAYKALLVEIKQEKEAYTQTTMVEKQKALKNKISKRQVNT, encoded by the coding sequence ATGGCAATTCCACGTAACTTAATCGATGAAATTAATGAAAAGACCGATATCGTTGCCTTAGTTAGCCCGTATGTCAATCTCGTTAAAAAAGGCAAAAACTTTATGGGCCAATGTCCATTTCACGACGACAAAAGTCCATCCTTCAGCGTTTCACCAGAAAAGCACTTGGCCAAATGTATGGCTTGTGGTGAAGGTGGAACCCCAATTGTGTTTTACCAAAAAATCAAAAATGTAAGTTTCGAACAAGCCGCGCTAGCACTGGCAGAACCCCTAGGCATTAAACTTAATGTTGTAAAAAAGGGTGAACAAGACCAAGTCGAACATGCGATTATGAAGGAAGCCAATATATTTTATGAGTTTTACCTTCACAATTCAGAATCAGGTAAAATCGCAATTGAGTATTTAACGAAACGTGGTCTTTCAATTGATGAAATTAAACACTTTCAAATTGGGCTAGCACCAAAAGAGAAAGATGCATTATTTAATATTCTAAAAAACAAGAGCTTTAACCCAGATCAGATGGAATCTGCAGGATTAGTGAAACGAAGAGAAGATGGTACTTATTATGACTTAATGAGTTACCGCATCACATTTCCTGTCCACGATCCACTTGGTAGAGTCGTTGGCTTCAGTGGTAGAACTTTAGATAATGATCAAGTTAAGTATCTCAACACACCGGAAACGGTCATATTCCATAAAGGCGAAACACTTTATCATCTCTCATCTGTTTTAAGAGAAATACGAATGAGTAAGAAAGTGATTCTGCACGAAGGATTCTTTGATGTTATTGCATCTTATAGAGCTGGTATTCCTTACGGGGTTGCAACCATGGGAACCGCACTGACTAAAAAACAAGCTGAGCTCATCAAACAGCACACTAACCATGTTATCGTCGCTTATGATGGCGATTCAGCCGGTCAAAATGCCACTATGAAAGCAATTCCGCTTTTACAAGAAGCTGGCTTAAGAGTCGATATTCTTCGCTTAAGAGACGGGCTAGATCCCGATGACTTCGTTAAGAAAAACGGTAAAGAGGCTTACCAAGCGTTGATATCTGAAAGCATTGATCCCGTTCAGTTTGGGTATGATTACTATAAAAATGGATTAGACCTAACCAACGCAAATGATATCAATGCATTTAAGAAAAATGTCATAAGTTTACTTCGTGGCAAGGATAACAGCATTAGAGAAATCTATTTAAAGAAATTATCCAATGACTTAGGTGTAAGCTACGACGCAGTCAGACCAAAACCTGAGATTGAACGTATCCCACGAAATGATTCTAAGCCTCAACAAGCCAAGCGTGAATTGCCACTAAAGTATTTTCATGCTGAAAAACAGCTTGTGATTGCGATGATGAAAGACCCATCTGCATCAACCCGTATTGATCAGGCATTGGGTACTCAGCTTGTGGCTGATATGGATTTATTTAGATTAAGAACAACCTTGATGCATGGCTATTATAAATCTTACTCAACATTTGATTTAGAAACATTTAAGACCATGCTTGATGAAGACCAAATAACAGTTCTTAATGATAAAGTGACCTCACAAATTGAATGGGGTGGACAGTTCATTTTTGATGAAGATGCCATTACACGCTTACTGGATGTGATGTCAACAATCACAGATACAAAGGCATACAAAGCATTACTCGTTGAGATTAAACAAGAAAAAGAAGCATATACTCAGACAACAATGGTTGAAAAGCAAAAGGCACTGAAAAATAAAATCAGTAAAAGGCAGGTAAACACATGA